A window of Methylocaldum szegediense genomic DNA:
ATGTGGGGAAACTCAGGGACGTTTCGAAACCGGGCTTATGAAGTTGTCAAAATGTTTCCTGAGCTAAGGTGTTTACGCGTAACCGGAGCGGGTCAACCGCACCACACAAGAGGTCTTCCGAATGGTCTGCTTCCGATCCCGTACCGTTGCTAACACTTCGCTCCAGCCGACATCAGGTCGCGATGCGGTCTTCATCAGCTGAGCTTGGCGTTGGAGAGCGCTATGGATGATAGCCAATACGTCGAGTGCGGCATCCATGGCAGACGGGTTGCCACGTATGTTTGCCAGCACATTGTTCAAACGCTAAGGGATGGCCAGCCCCGCGGATTCTGGTCTGCTGAAGCTGAAGCGGGTGAGTTATACCCTGATTCATGGTGTAGCGAGTGTGAAGCGATGCTGCAGGAGGCCGGCGAGTGGAATGACGAGACAGAAGCAAAGGCAGGGGTTACGCTCATTTGCAGTGCTTGTTACGAGTGAGCAAAAGCTCTAAACGAGGGCGGCGCAAGTACTCTCTAACATTCGGTTCCAAGCAACTCGCAAAAGCGGCGCGGGTTCCATATTTCGGTTAGGCCTTCTGTGCGCCGCTTTTTCGGTCGCCTGAACCGAGCGTTAGGCGCCAAGGAGACATCATGACAGTCAAGCGTATGGACAACGTCGGCATCGTGGTAGAAGACATCGATGCTGCCATTGAGTTCTTCACCGAACTCGGCCTTGCCCTCGAAGGCCGCATGCCGATCGAAGGCGAATGGGCCGGCCGTGTCACCGGACTACGTGATCAGCGCGTCGAGATCGCCATGATGCGCACCCCCGACGGCCACGGTCGCCTCGAGCTCTCGCGCTTCGACGCCCCCGCCATTGCGTCCGATCACCGCGCAGCCCCCGTGAACTCGTTGGGATACCTGCGCGTCATGTTCACTGTCGAGGACATCGACGACACCCTCGCCCGGCTCAGCAAGTTCGGTGCGAAGGTGGTCGATGAAGTCGTCAATTACGAAGACATCTACCGGCTCTGCTACATCCACGGCCCCGAAGGAATTCTCATCGGGCTCGCCCAACAGCTCAGGCAGCAGACATCCCGAGAGAATCCCATGGAACGTCGTTGAGTTCCTAGGGCGCAATGACGTACTCGCGTATTGCGCCGCATGAGTCTTAAGCTCGCTTGCCCGAGGCCCCGTCGGCGTCCGGCCCATTGGCCGAAGTCAACGAACAATCACTGCGTTCGACTTAGCAATGAAACGTCGAATGAGGCCAATCCGCCACGCGTTGGACATAGCCATGTTTCACCGGGTTGATGTGGCAATCATCCACGTGTGTTGCATCATCCTCTTCATCGCGAATTGCGTGTTCCCAAAATCAACGTTGCCAAATGCCGCGTTCGCCACGTGCGATGCGTACCTTCGAATGCCGTTCCGTTGGCAGCAAGCCTTTACAGAAACCTTGTTTGATTAACCGCCATCGATTGGTGAAATCGTCATCGCCGGGTGGGAGCGTCCATACGGCGTGCAGGTGATCCGGTAAAACGACCCAAGCGTCGATGTGAAATGGCCGTTGGGTTCGAACGTGCCGTCCCACCGTTCGAAGTAAGTCGATCCGCCTGATAAGCAAGTCACTCGGGTAACGTTCGCGCAGATTAACGGTGAAGAAATAGGTGCCACCGGATACGCGATAACGTCGATAGTCGGGTATTGCGATATCAATCTCTAGGCGACAATGGAGCAGCGATACGCCGGGAAATACGGACATTAGTGGAACGAGGGAATGCGGCGTAATACGCGAGTACGGTATTGCGCCCTACGTGTCAAGTCCCGCAAGATCGTAAACCTTCTTTCGAAAAAGATGAGGATGGGACAGTTGCCAGTTTTTGAGAGCCTGGATCGGGGTGAGATGGCCTAAGGCCTTTTGGGGAATGTGATGATTGTACAGCTCGACATAGCGGTGCAGGGTGGTGTCCAGATCGGCGGTTGAATCGAAGTGATGGGTTTGCAACACCTCCTCGATGCGGCCATTGAAGCGTTCCACCAGGCCATTCGTTTGGGGCCGGCCCGGCGGAATCAGGCGATGTTCGATGCCTTGTTCAGTACAGAGGCGGTCAAACTCATGCGTCCCCGAGGGCTGCCGAGTTCGGGTCAGGAAACGGTCGGTAAACTCCGAGCCGTTGTCGGTCAGGCATTTCTGGATGCGGAAAGGCGCGGCCTGAATCACCGCTTTGAGGAAGTCCTTTGCGCTTAAGGCGGAGCGGTTGGGCTTGAGGGCGACATAGACCCAGCGGGTGGCGCGGTCGATGGCGACGAACAGGTATCGGCGGGGTTCGCCGTCGATGGCGGGCAAGTACTTAACATCCAGGTGAAGGAAGCCGGGCTCATAGGCCTTGAAGGGTTTGACCTTCGCCTTCTCTGTAGGCGGAAGCAGGGTCTTGAGGGACGCCACCCCGTGGCGGCGCAGGCAGCGGTCTAGCCCGGAACGGGACACGGCGGGATTGAGAAATTCCCGGGTCACGGCCAGGAGATCATCCAAGGGGAGGAGCAGAGCTTGGCGGAGGTAGACCACGATGGCTTCCTGGGCGGGCGTGAGCGTGGTTCTGAGGGTGTGGGGCCGGTGTGAGGCATCTTCGACCGAGGAGCGGTGTTTCCACTTGCGGACGGTCGTTCGGCTAATGCCATGCTTTTGGGCCAAGGCGCGCTCGCTCAACGTGGACGCTTGAATGGCCTGCCGAACGGCCGGGGTGGTACGGGCGTTCTTATGAAGACGAATCTGCATGGAGAGAAACCTCACTTGGACGAACCGAATATCTCCTGGAGAAGGCTCCGGGCTTCGAACAGAGCATAACTCCTTCTCGGTAAATAATCATACGGGATGTGACATCTAGCACGCGTTGGATATAAAGTCTCACCACGTTTCACTGGGTTGATGCGGTAATAGTATACGTGCGCTGCATAATCCTTTTCATCGAGAATTGCGTGTTCCTGAATTCGACGTTGTCGTAATCCGCGTTCGCCCGACGATGCATGCTTTCGAACGCCGTTCGTTCCGTTGATGGCAAGTCTTTGCAAAAACTTTGTCTGATTAACCGCCAATGATTGGTGAAATTATGATCGTCGGGCGAACGCGTCCATACGGCGTGCAGGTGATTCCGTAAAACGACCCAAGGGACGATGCGGAATGGTAGTTTGGTCGTGTCGTGTCGCCGGTCGCAGTAGGTTGATTTTCCTGATAAGCGTGTCATTCAGGTCCACTCAATGTTTGACGGTCGTAGTAGATACTCCACGGCTGTTTAGGCCTAGAGTGTTAAAACACGTTCGAGGCAGTATTCGCCTCATTTCCTCTCGATATAGGATGGTCCCGCCAGGAGCGATCAATAAACGCTTTCGGTAAAATGCGTGCCTTTGCCGGAAGAGCATCGTCCCCGGTGGGGCGGCCGGTCTTCAAAACCGGTTGAGGCCGTGAGACGGTCTCGGGCGGGTTCGACTCCCGTTCTCTTCCGCCACTTCGGTTGGCACTCCCATCGCCAGGAATCGTGCCGGCGCGCGTAAAATCCCCCAATGGATGTGCCGGTCTTGAAGGCATGCCATAAGTGATTCACCAGTAGTGACCACGGATGGTTTCGAGCGTTCACAACCCCTGTGAACTGGATTCCGGCAATCCCTGCCGGAATGACGGCCCAGCGAAATTGGGAGAAGACCTGACTTGTCAGCATGCTGCGGGAACGCATGGTTCGTGTGACAATGGGCGCCCCCTTTTCATGTAGCAGGTCTGCCCATGAAGATATTCGAATCCCTCGAAACCATCGTCG
This region includes:
- a CDS encoding IS481 family transposase, producing the protein MQIRLHKNARTTPAVRQAIQASTLSERALAQKHGISRTTVRKWKHRSSVEDASHRPHTLRTTLTPAQEAIVVYLRQALLLPLDDLLAVTREFLNPAVSRSGLDRCLRRHGVASLKTLLPPTEKAKVKPFKAYEPGFLHLDVKYLPAIDGEPRRYLFVAIDRATRWVYVALKPNRSALSAKDFLKAVIQAAPFRIQKCLTDNGSEFTDRFLTRTRQPSGTHEFDRLCTEQGIEHRLIPPGRPQTNGLVERFNGRIEEVLQTHHFDSTADLDTTLHRYVELYNHHIPQKALGHLTPIQALKNWQLSHPHLFRKKVYDLAGLDT
- a CDS encoding VOC family protein; this encodes MTVKRMDNVGIVVEDIDAAIEFFTELGLALEGRMPIEGEWAGRVTGLRDQRVEIAMMRTPDGHGRLELSRFDAPAIASDHRAAPVNSLGYLRVMFTVEDIDDTLARLSKFGAKVVDEVVNYEDIYRLCYIHGPEGILIGLAQQLRQQTSRENPMERR